Proteins from a single region of Candidatus Methylacidiphilales bacterium:
- a CDS encoding B12-binding domain-containing radical SAM protein: MPPQGLLLMAALLPKSWEVRFVDENIRPVTGEEFRWCDAVFLSGMHIQRPHIDDLNQRAHAHDKLTVLGGPSVSSAPEYYPDIDLIHCGEAGDGTIRLFRRLDAGVSRPESQEVYQTVHKLAMAEMPSPAYHLANLPQYLLGSVQFSSGCPFTCEFCDIPALYGRNPRLKRPEQIIAELDQLADGGVVSVYFVDDNFIGNPKATEELMPHLVAWQKRRRYQVRLSCEATLNMSRYPDILSQMREAFFTNVFFGIETPDPAALKAMKKAQNLRSPIDETVETFNRYGIEVASGIIMGLDTDTDETAQAIIDFVSRTGIPILTVNILYALPKTALHARLARAGRLVSDEGRDSNIAFLRPYERVVEDWRRVIRHIYEPGELYRRYEAQAEITYRNRYVPPVADQLTWANLKRFIGVSWRMLWIVGGSDYREHFWAMFWRQLRLGNIETIIQVGMVAHHLILYARDCTRDRMQASNYSARNVAAVGDVAKV, translated from the coding sequence ATGCCGCCCCAAGGATTGCTCCTCATGGCCGCCTTGCTGCCCAAGTCATGGGAGGTGAGGTTCGTTGATGAAAACATCCGCCCTGTGACCGGGGAGGAGTTCCGCTGGTGCGACGCGGTTTTTCTCTCCGGGATGCACATCCAGCGCCCGCACATCGACGACCTCAACCAACGGGCCCACGCCCACGACAAGTTGACCGTTTTGGGAGGCCCCTCGGTATCCTCAGCCCCGGAGTATTACCCAGACATCGATCTGATCCACTGCGGGGAGGCCGGTGACGGCACGATCCGGCTATTCCGCCGACTGGACGCCGGGGTGTCGCGCCCGGAATCCCAGGAAGTCTATCAAACCGTCCACAAGTTGGCCATGGCCGAGATGCCTTCGCCCGCCTACCACCTGGCCAACCTCCCGCAATACCTCCTCGGCAGCGTTCAATTCTCCAGTGGTTGTCCCTTCACCTGCGAGTTTTGCGACATCCCGGCGCTCTACGGACGCAACCCGCGACTGAAGCGACCCGAACAGATCATCGCCGAACTGGACCAGTTGGCCGACGGCGGCGTGGTCTCGGTGTATTTCGTCGACGACAATTTCATCGGCAACCCCAAGGCCACGGAGGAACTGATGCCCCACTTGGTGGCCTGGCAGAAGCGCCGGAGATACCAGGTGCGTCTGTCCTGCGAAGCCACCCTCAACATGTCCCGCTATCCCGACATCCTGTCGCAGATGCGGGAGGCTTTTTTCACCAATGTCTTTTTCGGCATCGAAACCCCCGATCCGGCCGCACTCAAGGCGATGAAGAAAGCACAGAATTTGAGATCGCCCATTGATGAGACCGTGGAGACCTTCAACCGCTACGGGATCGAGGTGGCCTCCGGGATCATCATGGGCCTGGACACCGATACCGACGAAACGGCCCAGGCCATCATCGACTTTGTCAGCCGCACCGGCATCCCCATCCTCACGGTCAACATCCTGTACGCCCTGCCCAAGACGGCCCTGCACGCGCGTCTGGCCCGGGCGGGCCGGTTGGTGTCGGACGAGGGCCGCGATTCCAACATCGCATTTCTGCGGCCCTATGAGCGGGTGGTGGAGGACTGGAGACGGGTCATCCGTCACATCTACGAGCCGGGGGAACTCTACCGCCGATATGAGGCCCAGGCCGAGATCACCTACCGCAACCGTTACGTGCCCCCGGTGGCCGACCAGCTGACCTGGGCCAACCTCAAGCGCTTCATCGGGGTTTCCTGGCGGATGCTTTGGATCGTCGGCGGCAGCGATTACCGCGAGCATTTCTGGGCCATGTTCTGGCGCCAACTTAGGCTGGGGAACATCGAGACAATCATCCAGGTGGGCATGGTCGCCCACCACCTCATCCTCTACGCCCGCGATTGCACCCGCGACCGGATGCAGGCCTCGAATTATTCGGCCAGGAATGTCGCCGCAGTCGGGGATGTGGCGAAGGTTTGA
- a CDS encoding class I SAM-dependent methyltransferase, protein MNKWISAELLEEFQSAGTNSHRLFSSRDAWIERLGRDILISHKTQESLELCLSGLKDWPGKSLFQPDRIFARFLPKQNADRQSPVLLEGDAALSPETVVMENGVRYGIDFTAGYAAGLFLDQRANRAFVRQLGIKGKKTLNTFAYTCSFSVVAAVAGAETLSLDLSKKSLDRGKGNFELNGLSLDGHRFIADDVLDVLPRLDKRGEKFDLIILDPPTFSLGNRGRKWKVEDQMEDLIASALELAAPGAWLLVSTNCTKIDRFSLERMAKFALKRARTHATTHHEPALPDFPQNEGAVTLWLKLH, encoded by the coding sequence ATGAACAAATGGATTTCTGCAGAACTCTTAGAAGAATTCCAATCGGCCGGAACCAACTCCCACCGGCTCTTTTCTTCCCGTGATGCTTGGATTGAGCGGCTCGGCCGGGACATACTGATTTCGCACAAAACGCAGGAGTCCCTCGAACTTTGCCTGTCCGGCCTCAAGGACTGGCCCGGCAAATCACTTTTTCAGCCGGACCGGATCTTCGCCCGCTTCCTGCCCAAACAGAACGCCGATCGACAATCCCCCGTTTTGCTGGAAGGCGATGCCGCGCTCTCCCCGGAAACGGTGGTCATGGAAAACGGGGTTCGCTATGGCATCGATTTCACTGCGGGCTACGCGGCGGGCCTTTTCCTCGACCAGCGTGCCAACCGGGCCTTCGTGCGCCAACTCGGCATCAAAGGCAAAAAAACCCTGAATACATTCGCTTACACTTGTTCCTTCTCCGTAGTGGCAGCCGTGGCCGGAGCGGAAACCCTCAGCCTCGACCTGTCAAAAAAATCCCTCGACCGGGGAAAAGGCAATTTCGAGCTGAACGGCCTATCCCTCGACGGCCACCGATTCATCGCCGACGATGTCCTGGACGTACTGCCCCGGCTGGACAAGCGGGGGGAAAAATTCGACCTCATCATCCTCGATCCCCCGACCTTCTCCCTTGGAAACCGGGGCCGCAAATGGAAAGTCGAAGACCAGATGGAGGACCTCATCGCGAGTGCACTCGAATTGGCTGCCCCCGGGGCCTGGCTCCTCGTCTCGACCAATTGCACCAAAATCGACCGATTCTCCTTGGAACGCATGGCCAAATTCGCCCTCAAGCGGGCCAGAACCCATGCCACCACCCATCACGAACCTGCCCTGCCTGATTTCCCCCAAAATGAGGGTGCTGTGACGCTGTGGCTGAAGCTCCACTGA
- a CDS encoding type 1 glutamine amidotransferase: MKNALILQHAPFEGPGALLPFLQRQGYACQICHVYLESALPPAHWDLVAVLGGPMNVDEEVRLPWLAPEKAFLRQCVDSGVPLLGICLGGQLIARVLGARVVRNAHKEIGWFDITRAPGAEKHPLGRHWPERLELFHWHGDTFELPEGAVRLASSAACQNQAFAWGGRVLALQFHCEFTGENAEGLACGDDSEDWQPGPYIQLPEHFAANPERFHALNRTMDMLIKPWLEGLS, translated from the coding sequence ATGAAAAATGCCCTGATCCTCCAACACGCCCCCTTTGAAGGTCCGGGCGCCCTCCTGCCCTTCCTCCAACGTCAGGGTTACGCCTGCCAGATTTGCCACGTTTATCTCGAATCAGCACTCCCCCCTGCCCACTGGGATCTTGTCGCGGTCCTGGGCGGACCGATGAACGTCGACGAAGAAGTCCGCCTGCCCTGGCTGGCCCCGGAAAAAGCCTTCCTCCGCCAATGTGTCGACAGCGGAGTTCCTCTGCTGGGTATCTGCCTGGGTGGGCAATTGATCGCCAGGGTGCTGGGCGCCCGCGTGGTGCGCAATGCCCACAAGGAAATCGGCTGGTTCGACATCACACGCGCCCCCGGAGCAGAGAAACACCCGCTCGGCAGGCATTGGCCGGAACGTTTGGAACTGTTCCACTGGCACGGCGACACCTTCGAACTCCCGGAAGGCGCGGTGCGGCTGGCCTCTTCGGCGGCCTGCCAGAACCAAGCCTTCGCCTGGGGCGGACGTGTCCTGGCCCTGCAGTTCCACTGCGAATTCACCGGGGAGAACGCCGAAGGCCTGGCCTGCGGAGATGACTCCGAGGACTGGCAGCCCGGGCCTTACATCCAATTGCCCGAACATTTCGCCGCCAATCCCGAACGTTTCCACGCCCTCAACCGGACGATGGATATGCTGATCAAACCCTGGCTGGAGGGATTGAGCTGA
- a CDS encoding DUF4256 domain-containing protein, whose product MTKKHLSPQQREEGLAVLKKRFEQNPVRHRGLCWTKVLSKLDANPEKLRSLLEMERTGGEPDVVGQDKKTGEILFYDCSAETPKGRVSVCYDREGLESRKEHKPKTTAIDMAGEMGIELLTEEQYSHLQTLGEFDRKTSSWIATPPEMRRQGGALYAERRYDRIFVGHNGAQSYYAIRGFRSVLRV is encoded by the coding sequence ATGACGAAAAAACATTTGTCCCCCCAGCAACGAGAAGAAGGCCTCGCCGTTCTGAAGAAAAGGTTCGAGCAGAATCCGGTCCGTCACCGGGGCCTTTGTTGGACCAAGGTGTTATCCAAATTGGATGCAAATCCGGAAAAACTTCGCTCACTTTTGGAGATGGAACGCACGGGCGGGGAGCCGGATGTCGTCGGCCAGGACAAGAAGACGGGCGAAATCCTTTTCTACGATTGTTCCGCTGAGACTCCCAAGGGCCGGGTCAGTGTGTGTTATGACCGGGAGGGGTTGGAATCGCGGAAAGAACACAAACCCAAGACCACTGCCATCGATATGGCCGGGGAAATGGGGATCGAACTTTTGACGGAAGAACAGTATTCGCATTTGCAAACGCTGGGTGAATTCGATCGCAAGACATCGAGCTGGATCGCAACCCCGCCGGAGATGCGGAGGCAGGGCGGAGCGCTCTATGCCGAACGCCGCTATGACCGGATTTTCGTCGGCCACAACGGAGCGCAGTCCTACTACGCCATACGGGGGTTTCGGAGCGTGCTGAGGGTTTGA
- a CDS encoding MATE family efflux transporter, whose product MKNHPRTGALSLTSDPILYLTWRIALPASVGMLFNTLFNVTDTYCAGLLGTEALAALSLSFPLFFLLIAVGSGLGQGSTALLAHELGAGNPPAARRIFAQSLLVAFAAGGLLTVVGLLSAPWIFQLLGAHDTYLDTTLSYMNGILAGSVFFILTMAFNSALSAQGDTRSYRNFLITGFLANAALNPVFMWGLFGFPALGARGIALATVIVQMAGCAYLWTRVVHTEVFSNMTLGLFQPRADTLRQIAAQSIPAALNMMTIALGVFVITWFVKQFGREAVAATGIATRIEQLILMPVIGISTAMLSITAQNRGAGLPRRVREAWNLHILLGVVLMTGGGLLLGFYGRTVMRLFTDDAIVVAHGADYLWAAAFTLAAYPILFVTVFMMQGLKRPGYGLWLGLCRQVIGPIVIMNLLVFTLGWGLNGVWWGFCFVTWSAALSALFWGWRTVRLLTDPPQRSD is encoded by the coding sequence ATGAAAAACCATCCCAGGACGGGCGCCCTTTCTCTGACCTCGGATCCGATTCTGTATCTGACCTGGAGGATCGCCCTACCTGCAAGCGTCGGGATGCTCTTCAACACCCTGTTCAATGTTACCGACACCTACTGTGCAGGCCTATTGGGAACGGAAGCCCTGGCCGCCCTGTCACTTTCCTTTCCTCTTTTTTTCCTGCTGATTGCAGTGGGCAGCGGTCTCGGCCAGGGATCGACGGCACTCCTGGCCCATGAGCTCGGTGCGGGCAACCCTCCAGCCGCCCGCCGGATATTTGCCCAGTCCCTGCTCGTTGCCTTCGCGGCAGGCGGGCTGCTCACTGTGGTGGGACTGCTCAGTGCTCCGTGGATCTTCCAGTTGTTGGGTGCTCACGACACCTATCTCGATACAACGCTCAGCTACATGAATGGAATCCTCGCCGGATCCGTCTTCTTCATCCTCACCATGGCATTCAACAGTGCCCTTTCGGCCCAAGGCGATACACGATCTTATCGCAACTTCCTCATCACGGGTTTTCTGGCCAATGCCGCGCTCAACCCGGTGTTCATGTGGGGTCTATTTGGATTCCCCGCCCTTGGTGCCAGGGGTATCGCCCTGGCAACGGTCATCGTCCAGATGGCAGGATGCGCCTACCTCTGGACCAGGGTGGTTCACACCGAAGTCTTTTCCAACATGACCCTTGGCCTCTTCCAGCCCCGGGCCGATACCCTCCGACAAATTGCCGCCCAATCCATACCCGCGGCTCTCAATATGATGACCATCGCCTTGGGCGTTTTTGTCATCACATGGTTCGTGAAGCAATTCGGCCGGGAAGCCGTGGCCGCCACCGGCATCGCCACCCGTATCGAACAACTTATCCTCATGCCGGTGATTGGAATCAGCACCGCCATGCTCAGCATCACCGCCCAGAACCGCGGGGCAGGCCTGCCTCGCCGGGTGCGTGAAGCATGGAACCTGCACATTCTGCTCGGAGTCGTCCTGATGACGGGGGGCGGCCTGCTGCTTGGATTCTACGGCAGAACAGTCATGCGACTCTTCACAGACGACGCCATCGTCGTCGCCCATGGTGCCGACTACTTGTGGGCCGCCGCATTCACCCTCGCCGCCTACCCCATTCTTTTTGTCACGGTCTTTATGATGCAGGGTTTGAAACGACCTGGTTATGGTCTCTGGCTGGGTCTTTGCCGGCAGGTCATCGGACCCATTGTGATCATGAATCTCCTCGTCTTCACTTTGGGGTGGGGATTGAACGGTGTCTGGTGGGGTTTTTGCTTCGTGACCTGGAGCGCCGCCCTCTCCGCCCTCTTCTGGGGATGGCGCACTGTCCGGCTCCTCACCGACCCTCCCCAACGATCGGATTGA
- a CDS encoding autotransporter-associated beta strand repeat-containing protein — protein sequence MISAGTLALGSNLAIRNSAIDTSGSGNITLAAGVTTPTFGGLSGSKNLSSVITGNYSLVTGLTLNTVAGSTKTYSGNITNGATGMTLTKTGNGTQILSGNNTYTGATAVNGGTLLINGSLSGTSGVTVATGATLGGSGTINALVTVGSGGNLSPGNSPGLASYAAGLTQSTGSSFTWELNTNDNSLGIRGISFDGVDVSGGTLTIQSGATSALVFNGSGSSVLWSDTFWDSSRQWLVYDNANAPTLASSGIFDTITLTLDSGSNSLASIRAGSSFSWSQSGNDIYLNYTAVPEPSTYAMVLGGLAALLCLRRRAKKLDS from the coding sequence TTGATCTCGGCTGGAACCCTCGCCTTGGGCAGTAATCTCGCGATTCGAAACAGTGCAATCGACACCTCAGGAAGCGGCAATATCACACTGGCGGCTGGCGTCACGACCCCCACCTTCGGTGGCCTGAGCGGCAGCAAGAATCTCTCCTCGGTGATCACCGGAAACTACAGCCTCGTGACCGGCCTTACACTCAACACCGTCGCGGGCTCGACCAAGACCTACTCCGGAAACATCACCAACGGTGCCACCGGCATGACGCTGACCAAAACTGGTAATGGCACCCAGATCCTCTCGGGTAACAACACCTATACCGGCGCGACCGCTGTGAATGGAGGAACCTTGCTGATCAATGGCAGTCTCTCGGGAACCAGCGGTGTGACCGTGGCCACCGGCGCCACCCTGGGCGGTTCGGGCACGATCAACGCTTTGGTCACTGTGGGCAGCGGAGGCAATCTTTCGCCCGGCAACAGCCCCGGCCTGGCCAGCTACGCCGCAGGCCTGACCCAAAGCACGGGATCCAGCTTCACCTGGGAACTGAATACCAACGACAATTCGCTGGGCATACGCGGCATTAGCTTCGATGGCGTGGATGTCAGCGGTGGCACACTCACCATCCAAAGCGGGGCGACATCCGCGCTGGTCTTCAACGGATCAGGCTCCTCGGTTCTCTGGTCGGACACGTTCTGGGATAGCAGCCGCCAGTGGCTGGTTTATGATAATGCCAATGCCCCGACGTTGGCGTCATCGGGCATTTTTGACACCATCACCCTCACGTTGGACAGTGGCAGCAATTCCTTGGCCAGTATCCGCGCCGGGTCCAGCTTCTCCTGGAGCCAGAGCGGGAACGACATTTACCTGAACTACACCGCCGTCCCCGAGCCTTCGACGTATGCGATGGTTCTCGGCGGTCTGGCGGCCTTGCTCTGTCTCCGTCGCCGGGCAAAAAAATTGGATTCCTGA